The Candidatus Eremiobacterota bacterium DNA segment CTGCTGGCGCAGCTGATCCTGTTCCCCGCGGCCTACTACATCGCCGCCGTCGCCAACTTCTGGGTTCACCTCTCGCACCACTGACGAAAAAGCGATGAAAACGATACGTCTCGCGTTTTTGATCCTTGCCTGCGCCGCCGTCCCGCTGGGGGCGAGCGGTTGCGCCACCAGCGTCGCGCAGTGGATCGTCAAGGAGCGCAACCACCAGGGCGACGTCGCGCTCGCGCACCGCAACTTCCCGGACGCCTCGGTCGCCTACCAGCTCGCGCTCAAGGTCGATCCGGCGAACGCGCACGCGCGCGACGGGCTGATCGTCGTCCAGCTGCGGCTGGCGCAGACGTTCTTCGCCGCCTCCAAGTTCGACGAGGCGATCGACGCGCTCGCCGTCGCCTCGCATTACGCGCCCTCCGACGATCGCGTGCAGTCGCTGCGCGGCGAGATCGAGCAGGCGGAGATCAAGCGCGACATCGTCGTGTCGAACTATCCCTCGTACAAGGTCACCGCGCAGTCGCTGAAGCGCGCCTACAATCAGCTCAAGCAGCAGAACAACGAGATCCTGCTCTCGCTGCGGCGCTTCGACTACACCTACGACACCGCCGATCTCGCCGCGGCGATCCGCCAGAGCTACGCGCTCAACGACGAGCTCGCGCGCCTGACGAACCGCCTGCAGCAGTACCGCCAGCTCGTCGAGTCCGGCGTCCCGGCGACCCCTGGCAGCGAGAGCGCCGTCCCGCCGGCGAGCCTCCTACCCTTGCCGTAATAGTGGCGGGCTTGGTATCGTAGACGAACGCCGCTCGATTCGGAGGTGTTCGTGCCTACGCAGCTTTCGCCGCATTTCACGCTCGAAGAGTTCACCGTCTCCGAGACGGCCGCGCAGCTCGGTTTGAGCAATCAGCCGACGCCGGACATGCTGGCCCGGCTCAAAAAGCTCGCGGAGCACATGGAGCACGTGCGCACTCTGCTGGGGAAGCCCATCTCGGTGAACAGCGCGTACCGCAGCCCGGCGGTGAACAAGGCCGTCGGCGGCGTTCCGACCAGCGCGCACCAGCAGGCGTACGCGGTCGACTTCACCTGCGCGGGGTTCGGCACGCCGTACGAGATCTGCAAGAAGATCGCCGCCTCGAGCATGAAATTCGACCAGCTCATCCACGAGAAGCGCGTGTGGGTGCACCTCTCCTTCGCGCCGACGATGCGCCGGCAGCTGCTGACCCTTCCGCCCGAGGGTGGAAGCTACGTCTCCGGGATCAATCCCTAGCGCATCGGCCCTCCGGCAGGGACCCGGCCCGTCAATGGGCGTAGTGGACGAAGCTCGGCCTTAGGACTCGACAAATGTCCTGAAGGCGACTTCGGCTCGCTGCGGGGGACACCATGGCGCAACTGCTCGACCGCTCGGCTGCTCAATCGACGCTGAACGTCTGGGGGATGGCGCAGAGCCAGCTCGACGACGTCGCCGCGCTGATCGGACTCGACCCCTCGGTGCACCGCTACATGCGCGAGCCGAAGCGCGTGCTGACGGTGTCGATCCCGGTGCGCATGGACTCCGGGGAGTTCCGGATGTTCGAGGGCTACCGCGTGCAGCACAACATGGCGCGCGGGCCCGGCAAGGGCGGAATTCGCTTCCATCCCGCCGTGACGCTCGACGAAGTGAAGGCGCTCGCGATGTGGATGACCTGGAAGTGCGCGCTGGTGAACCTGCCGTTCGGCGGCGCGAAGGGCGGGGTGATCTGCGATCCCAAGTCGCTCTCGCTGCACGAGCTGGAGAACCTCACCCGCCGCTACACCTCGGAGATCTCGATCATCATCGGGCCCGAGAAAGATATTCCGGCGCCCGACGTCTACACGACGCCGCAGATCATGGCCTGGATCATGGACACCTACTCGATGCAGAAAGGCTACTCGATCCCCGGCGTCGTCACCGGCAAGCCGCTGCAGATCGGCGGTTCGCTCGGGCGCGACAAGGCGACGGCGCGCGGCTGCCTCTACGTCGTGAACGAAGCGATGCGCGCGCTCGAGCTGGACGTCGCCGGCGCGCGCGTCGCAATCCAAGGCTTCGGCAACGCGGGGCTCCATGCGAGCGAATTGATGGCCGCCGCCGGCTACTCGATCGTCGCGGTCTCCGACTCGACGGGCGGCGTCGCGAACCCGAACGGACTCGACGTCAAGGGGCTCATCGCGTACAAGATGGAGACGGGTTCGGTGGTCGGCTTCCGCGGCGGCGAGCGCATCGACAACCGCGACGTGCTGGAGTACCCGTGCGAGGTGCTTATCCCGGCCGCGCTCGAGAAGGTGATCACCGCGCAGAATGCGCCGCGCATCCGCGCGAAAATCGTCGCCGAAGCGGCGAACGGGCCGACGCTTCCCGAGGCGGACGAGATCCTGTTCGAACGCGGCATCATGATCTTGCCGGACATCCTCGCCAACGCCGGCGGCGTCACGGTCTCGTACTTCGAGTGGGTTCAGGACCTCCAGGAGAACTTCTGGGAAGAGGACGAGATCAACGAGCGCTTGCGCAAGAAGATGGTGCGCGCGTTCAACGAGACGCTCGAGCAGGCGCAGCGGCGCAAGGTCAACATGCGCCGCGGCGCCTACTGCGTGGCGATCGAGCGCGTCGCCGAAGCGACCGAGATGCGCGGCGTCTATCCGTAGGTAGACTGCAGCGCGAGGCTGCTACGAGCTCGGCGTTTCCTGCGCCGTGCGGGTGCCCTGGCCTTGCGTCTCGCCCGAGACGCTTTGCACCGTCTGTCCCGCCTGGCCGGTCTGTTCGCTGGTCCCGGTCTGCTCAGTCGTTCCCGAGACGTTCTTGAGCTCCTGACCGCCGACGCGAACCTCGATGCGGCGCGGCTGCATCTTCGGATGGAGCGGGAGCGTGAGCGTCAGCAAGCCGTGCTCGACGTTCGCCTGAATGCTGTCCGCGTCGATCTCTTCGGGCAGCACCACCGTGCGCGTGAAACGCCGCCGTTCGCCGCGTCCTTCGATCGTGAGCTGCCGGTCTTCGATCGTGACGTTGATCTCCTCGGGCCGGAAGCCGGGTACCGGGACCTCGATCCGGAAGCCCTCGTCCGTCCGCTCGATCTCGAACCCGTACGCCTGCGGGTTGTGGACCAAACCGGTTGGGTCGAAGCCGAAGATCTCGCTCAGCCACGACCGTCCCGGGCGATTCGAACCGTACATGTACGCCTCCACCTCAGCAAAGGGAATGAGATGCCGGAGAAAACCTCCGGCCTGATTATGCCCAGCTTCGCTGAACCGCCGTAACTTGAAGCATGCTGTTGGTGTCGGCTGGTAGTGCGTGCTCTATCATCAAAGTATTGCCTCTTGACAGCGGCGATCGCAGAAATTATGCTTTCGGAACGCGATGACCCTTTCCGGTTACCGCGTCCCACTCGCCACGCTCGCGCGGTGACGCGAGCCCCGATCGCCGGAACGACCACGCCGTAGAAGGCGCCCTCGCTCCGCCGCAGTTTCCCTTGCTTCAAGGAGCCTGTCCGATGCAGGGTCTGTTCCGTCGCGCCGTGGCGTTCGTCGCCGCGCTGGTTCTGCTCGCCCCAACGGCCGGTGACGTCTCGTTCGCGTCCTCACCGCACCACGCGCTGCCCAAGGTGACGGTCGCGCTCGCGACGCCGCCGCAGCGCGTTCCGGTCAAGGAACCGGTGCGGGTGAAGCCCTCGCCGTTCTCGCTGAGCGCGCTGCGCCCGAAGACGGTGCCGGGCGTACGCGCGCACGGCATTCCGGTCGCCGGTCCGCCAATGTTCCGGCCGCTGGAGCTCGACCACGCGATGGCCGCGGTGCGCCGCCGCGCGATGCAGCAGCGCTCGAGCGAGCCGAACGCGCCGCGGGGCGCGCCGCCGTCCCGCTCCATGCCGCTTCCGGCGCCGGCCGGAACGCGGCCGGGGACGCGGCGCGCGATGTCGCTTCCCTCGGATCCGACCGCCTCCGGAACCGGCATCAATCACTGGTGGCGGTATCAGGAAGAGAACGTGCCGGGCGGTGGCCACGTCATGGTCAACGTCGGGACCGGCAATCTGCTGCTCCAAGACGACGACATGGCGGTCCCGCACAAGGGCATCGCAATGGCCTTTCGGCGCACCTACAACTCGCAGAGCCCGTCGGCGGTGAGCGGCGATCTGCAGACCTGGACCGGCCTGTACGGCAACGGCTGGACGAACACGTTCGACGCGCACGTGATCCGCACGTCGCCCGGGCATTTCAGCGTCTACGACATCGACGGTGCCCGGTACGACTACATCACGTACGGCGGCTACACCGTGAGCGCGCCGCCCGGCGATCACTCGACGCTGACCTGGGACGGTGCATGCGGGCTGCTGTGGCAGAAGAAGTCCGGGACGCTGTACTACTTTTACAACGTGAGCCCAGATCAGCCGTGTCCGACCACGTCCGGCACGGTAGGCGGCTATGCCGGCCGCATCCACCAGATCATCGGCCGCAACCGCAACACCTCGATCACCTTCAACTACTCCTGGGACAACGGCGATGCCTCGGTCACCGGAAAGGTCAGCGCGATCACCGCGACGACGGAGTCCGGAATGAGCGCGACGTTGGCGTTCGCCGATTTCAACGGCCATCGGCTCTTGCAGCAGCTCACCTTTCCGGACGGCGGAACGAGCGTCATCTACGGCTACGACGCGAACGGCAACCTTGCCTCCGTGCAGCGGCCACCGAACAACAGCGCCGGAACACGTCCGTTGCAAACGTTCAACTACCAGCCCCTTGGGAGCGACTGGGTGCTGACGGATCTCTCAAGTCCCCGGTACAACGCCGCTTGCATAGCGGGCAGCTGCGGCAGTGACGGTGAGGGGGTGTTGCTGGGATACGCTGGGACCAGCGCCGTCTCTTCGACGGTGAGCTCCATCGAGCACGTGGGTGTGGTGAATCCCAGAATTTCGGACGGCGTCAGCTCTGGCCCGTTGCAGTCGGGTTTCGCCGGCAATGCCTATGGATACCTTACTGAATTCTACACGACCGGCGTCGCGACGCCGACCTATCGCGACACCGACGGCCACATGACGAACTGGGTGGTCGACGGAACCGGCCGGGCGACGCAGACGCAAGAGTGCACGACGAGTACGAACCAGGGACAGCAATGCACCGGCACCTGGCTGCTGGCGAACGAGAGTTGGGACGCGAACAACAACCGGATTGCCGACGTCGATCCGCGCGGCTACGAGACCGACTACGGATATGACGCAATGGGCAACTCGGTTTCGGTCGGCGAGCCGCAGACCGCGACGTCGCAGGGAACGTTCCGTCCGACGAAGCTCTTCGATTACGACGCGTACAACAACGTGACGGCGTACTGCGACGAGACCGAAACGCATAATGCCGGGGTTGTCTGGTCCAGCAGCCTGTCGGGCTCCGATACCCTGTGCTCGACGAACGATGGCTCGGGGCAGCACTGGCGCGCGAGTTACACGTTTCCGTCGTACGAGCCGTACGGCGAGCTCGCGACCATGAGCACTCCCCTCGGGTACACGCGCCATTTCTCGTACAACGCCGCGTACGAGGGGGGCGCCGACTACGGCCTTCCCACCTCGGTTACGGGCGACTCTTTCGTCCAGATCGACGGCTCGTCACTGACGCCGGCGCAGACGTTCTGGTACGATACGACCGGCAACGTCCGCTGCTACAGCAACGGCCAGGGCATCTCGGTGCTCTCCTACGACGCCCTTGGCCGGCTTACAAGCGCCGCCGATCCCGATGATACCGCCGCGAATGCCGGATCGGTCTGCGGCAAAGCCGCTGGCCAGGCCGGCTGGAACACGCAGACCACCTATACCTACTTTCCGGACGGCTCCAAGCAAACGTCGCAGACCCCCGTGGAGCGAGCCAACGGCGTCGCGACCGGGTACACCTACGACCTGGACGGCAATGAGACGACCGAGACGCACCACTTCGGATGCGTCGCCGGCCATACGTGCACGCCCGGCGTGACGACGAAGTGGTACGACGGCGCCGACCGATTGGTCGAGGTTGAACAGCCGCAAGACCCGAGCGATTACTATGCGTACGCGTGGCTGACGCGGTATCTGTACGATCTGACGCAGAGCGGGAACGTCTCGATCGCCGGCACGTCATTCGCTGCTCACGGAAACCTGTTCAAGACGCAGGAGTGGCTGACCGGGCCCGGCGCAAGCTCTCCCTCCTGGACCGACTTGCACGGCAACGCCTTCGACGCGCTCGACCGAGCGGTCGCGAAGTACACGTTCTCGCCGAGCGCCAACACGACGCTCAGCACGGCGACGACGCTGTATGATGGGTCGTCCGCAACGCTGGGGCTTGTCACCTCACAAAAAGACCCGCTCGGGGAAATTACGACGCCGTCCTATGACGAGCTGGGCAGAACGATTCGCGTGGACTTTGCCGGCGATGGCGGCGTCACGCCGACGAAGTCGTTCACGTACGATCCCAACGGTCGCCAAACTACCGCGAACGGCGCCGTGTACGGGATGCAAACGACGAGTTACGATGCGGACGGGCGCGTGCGCGAGGTGGACGAGTCGACGAGCGGAAGCGTCACCTCGCCGGCACGGCTGACGTATGACTACTACCCGAACGGTGACCGGAAGGACCTCAACGTCGCTTCGAGCGCCTTGACCGCAACGCCGCTGCTGACCTATGCGCGCCGGAACGACGGCGCGCTCACCAAGGAGACCTTGAACTACAAAGGCGCGACCAGCGCCTTTACCTGGACGTACACCGACGGTGGGCGCAAGCTGACGCAGAACGATCCGTACACGGGCACGGCGATGCCCTCGCCGCAATCGCCGGTGAACGCCGGGATCCCCTATGCCCCCACAACGTGGTCCTACGACACCACGGGCCAAATGTCGGGCACCGGTCTGCCGGAGACGCTGAACTACAGCCGCGGGTCCGACTTCGAAGGACACCTCGCGAACTGGAGCGTCGGGGTGACCGGCTCGTCAACATTCGCCGCGGGTGTCTCGTTCTGGAACACCTCGCGCGGCGAAAACTTTCAGCAAGTCACGAACCCATGGCCTTCGGAAATCGCTTTCAGCTCCCGACCAGCTAACGGCGCACTCGTTCCGGGAATCAAGAACCCGGGTCATCCGCCGTCGTGGGGCAGCTCGCCCGTGTTCGACCCGATCAACGCCGTTGTCCTCGGCAGCAACCTGACCGGAACGGCCACCGATTCGGTGAACGGCACAACGATACCGTGTGGAACGATCCCCACGATCGACACCTACGATTCGGCGAGCCGCCTAGTGTCGCGGCCTTCGAACATGTTGAGCCCGGACTCGAACGGGAACTGCAACATCGGCACCAATCCCGGTTGGTTCACCTGGTCGTACGACGCAGAAAACCATACGCTTTCGCAGTTGCAAGGCACCGCACAGTGGGGACCGACCGGACAGCCGTATCACATCGGAGGAAGTAGCATCAGCGATTCTCTGCACTACGACGGTGGCTCGCTGTTGTTCGTCACGGACGGCCAGGGCAATCTAAGCAGTATCAGACTCGGCGCGCTCGCCGACGTGGCGGTGAACGGCCAGATTACGGTCTGGGACCGCGACACCTCGAACATGCGGGTGAGCGGCCACAATAACACGCTCTATTACGGCGTAGCGTTTGGAGGTCGAAAGTTCGGCCCGTACCGAGGCGGCGAGGGTCCCGGATCGCTTGTGAGCGGCGTCTCCCCGATCATCTTCAACGGCTCGACGACCGCGCCGGTCTGCGCGGTGCAATCGTGCACCATCGGTGGCCGGTACCCATATACGCGGACGGAAGGGTTCGACTGGGGCAATCTAACGATTCAAGGCGCCCGAACGGTCGACAACGCGACAGGCCAGTGGACCACGCCTGATGCGTACGCCGGAAACGTCCACGACCCGATGAGTCAAAAGCCGTTCATGTGGGACCGCAATAACCCGTACGAGTACGCAGACCCTTCTGGATTTGCACCGCTACAACCAATAGGAGGTGGAGAAGGAATAATAATTGCCGGAGTTCTTTCTGCAGCCTCCAATGTCCAGGTGACCATAAGCGGAGAGGGCGGTGGCTGGGGAGGAGGGGCCTCAAGCAGGTTGGTGAAGGGTAACCAAGCCCTATACGAAAAGCATTTCAAAGCCCTTAAAGTTCACGACATCGAGGAGTATGCCGAAGCAGCTGACAAATTTGACACGCAAGGCCTGAACGCGACTTATGGATTCATTTACGGACTCGGAAGCGATCGATACTGGATTTATGATGTCAGCAACCAACTCTTGGGCTCATACCTTTTGGACAAGTCGAAGCCTGACATACTATCGTTCTTCAAGGTCGATGGAAATAAGGCGGATGCCCAAAACTACTTCGTGGGTGACATGCTGAGCCAAGGCCTTACTATCTTGCTTACGCCAGCGAAAATACGAGCGAAAATCGACGAGGTTACCAACAGCGGGGGCTGGTGATCCACAAAAATAGATATATGGAATCTGAACTCACACAAGTTCTTGTTCGACGCCGCGACGCGCTTGGGCGCCACCTTGCCTACTCATCGGTGCGCAAGGCGATCTGGCACATGGACATCAATGTGCCGACCGTCGCATGTTCGTGTTGCGGTTATCTCACGCTTCCCGACGGAGGGCATGAGTTCTGCATCTTATGTCGCTGGTTCGATGACTGGCAGGATGATCCGGACGCAGCCCTCGTGTTGCCCGGGCCAAACCATCCACGGTCACTAGCGGTGGCGCGACGGCTCTTTCGGGATACCTTGTCAGCCCTGTCTTCTGATGACGAGTTCTTTGCTGAAGAGCAGGAACTCAAGCCGGAGAAGCAGAGGGTCATCGAAGTATTTGATAAGATGGCGGGCGCTGTGTCCAGCGCTGAATACATTGAGTCATTTGTTGTCGCGCAGCGGTTACTCGGTGAACTTAAGGCGCGGCGACAAGCGCTTGGCGATGTGAGGCGTGCGAGTCAGTAGGTGCCACTTCGATCCTACGCGCAGTGCTGCGATCGCCGTTGCGGCTAGACGCAGGAATGACGGTTTTGCGGTGTAGGCGAAGAGGTGGCGGCCGACGCTGTCGGCGTGGCGATGGGTGACGAACCAGGGCGGGGTCGGGAGCAGGGTGCGTTCGCCGTCGGCGAGTGAGCGCGGGAACGGCGCGAAGGGAGCGCGGACGATGGTCTTCTGCGGTTTGTCGAAGAGGTAGGCGTTGTGGACGATGCCGATGCCGCTGCCGACATTGTCTAGCGTGTTGCCGGGATAGGCGCCCCAGCTGGCGGTTGCGAGCGTGAAGCCGACGCCGGGCCAGGTGTTCACCGTGATGCAGCCATAACGCAGCGCCGCCAGCGCGTCTTCGAAGGCGGCTCCGAGCTCGCGCACGGTGCGCGGGTGGATCAGAATCGCCGCGCCGAGGGTGCCGTGGAGGCGCTCGTTACAGAACGTCACCGCGTGGCGCAGGAATTCTGCGGCATCCGCGCCCGGCAGCGCGGTCTGTGCGAGCACTGGTGCGAACGCTTCGGTGCAGAACAACGGCTCGGAGGCGTTCGACGGGTCTAGTCCGTCGACGTACGTCCGATGAATTCCGTCCGGCGGGATACCGGCGGTCTGCGCTTCCGGGTGTTCGTGCTCGACGTTTTTCACGCGCTCGGCGGAACCCGGGTAGTACGACGGTCGCGGCGGCGCGGTCTCCAGCGCAGCGCGGACTTTCGCGAGAAAGCGCGGCGCGAGGTTCCACGACTCGGCGGTGATCAGCACTTGCGCGGCGATGCAGTTCGCGCCCGCGTTGTGCAGCTTCTGCGTCGCGACGTGCGCGGCTTGGAACGTCAAGTCGGCCTCGCTCCACGGGCCGGGCACGACGATCACCGGCGTGACGTTGCCGAGCTCGCTGGTCACCCGCTTCGTCACCACCGGGCGCCGCTCGCGCTTGCGCGCTGCGCCGTCCGCGCCGGCGCCGAACACGATCGCGTCGTGCGTGCGCTCGCCGCCGGTCAGGTGGATCGCGTCGATCGACGGATGCGCCACCAGGTACGCGCCTACGTCGGCACCGCCGCCGGTAATGCGCACGAAGCCTTCCTCGACCAGCGAGGAGAAGATGCGCCCGAAGACCGGCGCCAGGTAGGCATTGACCGGGTTCAGCTTCAGCATCACGGCGCTGCCGTGCGCGTACAGCGCGTAGAGCACGTCGAGCGGCGGGATGCTGGCGACGTTTCCCGCGCCGAGCACCAGCGTCACCGTGCCATTCGGTTCGCGCTCGCGGTAGAAGCTCGCCATATTGTCCCGCAGCGTCTCGCGCGTCACGCCGGGCTCCATCCACACTTCGGCGCGCAAGCCGTTCAGCAGCATGCGGTCGGAGGCGTCGACTGGAAACACGTCGACGATCACCTGGCCGTCGGGACGCGTGTGCTTCGCGCGCTCCGGAAGCGGCGGCGTGCCGTTCAGCGCGATCCCGCCGAGCGTCGCGGCGAGCCGGTCGAGCATGGTCAACAGCGGCCACGGCCCCGACATCCACTCTTCGCCGGCGAGCGGCGTCCCGGCGATCCCTTTGGCGTCCGCCGCCAGCGCGACCCACTCGCTCGCGACCTTCACCGTCTGCGCGCGCATCGCGCGCAGGTGCCGAATCTTTCCCGCGATCCCGAGCCGCGCCCACGCGTCGGCGTGCGCGCGCAGCGTCGCCACGTCATT contains these protein-coding regions:
- a CDS encoding peptidase M15; the encoded protein is MPTQLSPHFTLEEFTVSETAAQLGLSNQPTPDMLARLKKLAEHMEHVRTLLGKPISVNSAYRSPAVNKAVGGVPTSAHQQAYAVDFTCAGFGTPYEICKKIAASSMKFDQLIHEKRVWVHLSFAPTMRRQLLTLPPEGGSYVSGINP
- a CDS encoding Glu/Leu/Phe/Val dehydrogenase, translated to MAQLLDRSAAQSTLNVWGMAQSQLDDVAALIGLDPSVHRYMREPKRVLTVSIPVRMDSGEFRMFEGYRVQHNMARGPGKGGIRFHPAVTLDEVKALAMWMTWKCALVNLPFGGAKGGVICDPKSLSLHELENLTRRYTSEISIIIGPEKDIPAPDVYTTPQIMAWIMDTYSMQKGYSIPGVVTGKPLQIGGSLGRDKATARGCLYVVNEAMRALELDVAGARVAIQGFGNAGLHASELMAAAGYSIVAVSDSTGGVANPNGLDVKGLIAYKMETGSVVGFRGGERIDNRDVLEYPCEVLIPAALEKVITAQNAPRIRAKIVAEAANGPTLPEADEILFERGIMILPDILANAGGVTVSYFEWVQDLQENFWEEDEINERLRKKMVRAFNETLEQAQRRKVNMRRGAYCVAIERVAEATEMRGVYP
- a CDS encoding Hsp20/alpha crystallin family protein; its protein translation is MYGSNRPGRSWLSEIFGFDPTGLVHNPQAYGFEIERTDEGFRIEVPVPGFRPEEINVTIEDRQLTIEGRGERRRFTRTVVLPEEIDADSIQANVEHGLLTLTLPLHPKMQPRRIEVRVGGQELKNVSGTTEQTGTSEQTGQAGQTVQSVSGETQGQGTRTAQETPSS
- a CDS encoding aldehyde dehydrogenase family protein, giving the protein MEVGARPLPLNSAELDNDVATLRAHADAWARLGIAGKIRHLRAMRAQTVKVASEWVALAADAKGIAGTPLAGEEWMSGPWPLLTMLDRLAATLGGIALNGTPPLPERAKHTRPDGQVIVDVFPVDASDRMLLNGLRAEVWMEPGVTRETLRDNMASFYREREPNGTVTLVLGAGNVASIPPLDVLYALYAHGSAVMLKLNPVNAYLAPVFGRIFSSLVEEGFVRITGGGADVGAYLVAHPSIDAIHLTGGERTHDAIVFGAGADGAARKRERRPVVTKRVTSELGNVTPVIVVPGPWSEADLTFQAAHVATQKLHNAGANCIAAQVLITAESWNLAPRFLAKVRAALETAPPRPSYYPGSAERVKNVEHEHPEAQTAGIPPDGIHRTYVDGLDPSNASEPLFCTEAFAPVLAQTALPGADAAEFLRHAVTFCNERLHGTLGAAILIHPRTVRELGAAFEDALAALRYGCITVNTWPGVGFTLATASWGAYPGNTLDNVGSGIGIVHNAYLFDKPQKTIVRAPFAPFPRSLADGERTLLPTPPWFVTHRHADSVGRHLFAYTAKPSFLRLAATAIAALRVGSKWHLLTRTPHIAKRLSPRLKFTE